One Tachypleus tridentatus isolate NWPU-2018 chromosome 3, ASM421037v1, whole genome shotgun sequence DNA window includes the following coding sequences:
- the LOC143247062 gene encoding uncharacterized protein LOC143247062, translated as MNINLVGLFLASLMLEIATSTEEDERAATCMLYTSENEAVKKEIKRCESLIPKPQFDEWDNCKKKHLSGNKDDALAFKEMCADTPTEIGNLLWYCVESKGDKSFQTEESVKQEIEQCYGEAFKMLFQ; from the exons ATGAATATAAACTTGGTTGGTCTTTTTTTAGCTAGTCTTATGCTAGAGATTGCTACTTCTACTGAAGAGGACGAACGAGCAGCTACTTGTATGCTATATACAAGTG aaaatgaaGCTGTTAAGAAGGAGATAAAAAGATGTGAGAGTCTTATACCAAAG CCTCAGTTCGACGAATGGGACAACtgcaaaaagaaacatttatctgGCAATAAGGATGACGCACTGGCTTTTAAAGAGATGTGTGCAGACACTCCAACTGAAATTGGCAATTTG CTGTGGTATTGTGTAGAAAGTAAAGGAGATAAGTCATTTCAG ACTGAAGAAAGTGTTAAACAGGAAATA GAACAATGTTACGGTGAagcctttaaaatgttatttcaatag